Proteins from one Hydrogenivirga caldilitoris genomic window:
- a CDS encoding 2Fe-2S iron-sulfur cluster-binding protein yields the protein MKVKINGKVFDIPKGVRFGELSHEIEKAGIEFGCTDGQCGVCIARVLKGLECLKEPSEDEEETLWRIGAVDEEERLTCQLIIEDESCGEIELESED from the coding sequence ATGAAGGTGAAGATAAACGGGAAGGTTTTTGACATCCCTAAAGGAGTCAGGTTCGGCGAGCTCAGCCACGAGATAGAGAAGGCTGGCATAGAGTTTGGTTGTACAGATGGGCAGTGTGGCGTCTGTATAGCACGGGTTCTGAAAGGGCTTGAGTGTTTAAAGGAACCCTCAGAAGATGAAGAAGAGACACTCTGGAGGATAGGAGCCGTAGATGAGGAAGAAAGACTCACCTGTCAGCTGATAATAGAGGATGAAAGCTGTGGTGAGATTGAGTTAGAGTCTGAAGATTGA
- the holA gene encoding DNA polymerase III subunit delta, producing the protein MGYKVLQYQKEVIEKGKVKPLNLIHGEEHFLVRTLIEKLKDKFGENFNLSWGDEIDLEDLYELSSEGSLFSAASEKAILLMNFDEFLKKLGRKRKSVEALTDLLKSLKTTKLFAVVNYKLTNQELSKEPYKTFSELGDIILADKLPTNRIKEIVRKKFEREGGGIEEEALDLLVDTCQGNLMVLKNESEKLLAYADGRKITLEDVRRVCLPWEEYTLFEFVDSFFQKDIGKSLRILRDIYTKDTHALQVMGMLIGYITKLFVVHELLSEGEKLESALDKVGVKHQFAKVKFKGYLDKVPREAARTLIEDIYRLDYSVKVLFVNPEDALEKFTTEYVLS; encoded by the coding sequence ATGGGTTACAAAGTTCTCCAATATCAAAAGGAAGTTATTGAAAAGGGAAAAGTCAAACCCCTTAACCTTATCCATGGAGAGGAGCACTTTTTGGTCAGAACGCTTATAGAAAAGCTTAAAGATAAATTTGGGGAGAACTTTAACTTATCCTGGGGAGACGAGATAGACCTTGAAGACTTATACGAGCTATCTTCCGAGGGGAGCTTATTCTCAGCCGCCTCTGAAAAGGCCATACTGCTTATGAACTTTGATGAGTTTCTTAAGAAGTTGGGGAGGAAAAGGAAAAGCGTTGAAGCTCTGACGGATTTACTAAAGAGCTTGAAAACCACAAAACTATTCGCCGTTGTCAATTACAAACTCACAAACCAAGAGCTTTCAAAAGAACCCTATAAAACGTTTTCGGAGCTTGGAGACATAATACTTGCAGATAAGCTACCAACTAACAGGATAAAGGAAATCGTCAGGAAGAAGTTTGAGCGTGAGGGGGGCGGAATTGAGGAAGAGGCGCTTGACCTCCTCGTGGATACTTGTCAGGGTAATCTAATGGTTTTGAAGAATGAGAGCGAAAAGCTTTTAGCTTACGCTGACGGTAGGAAGATAACTTTAGAGGATGTCAGGAGGGTGTGTTTGCCCTGGGAGGAGTACACCCTCTTTGAGTTTGTGGACAGCTTCTTTCAAAAGGATATAGGAAAGTCTCTTCGTATACTCAGAGACATCTATACTAAAGACACCCATGCCTTGCAGGTGATGGGAATGTTGATAGGATATATAACAAAGCTCTTTGTTGTTCATGAGCTTCTTTCTGAAGGGGAAAAACTTGAGAGTGCCTTAGATAAGGTTGGTGTGAAACATCAGTTCGCAAAGGTAAAGTTCAAAGGATACCTTGATAAGGTTCCAAGGGAGGCAGCCAGAACCCTTATTGAAGATATATACAGGCTTGACTATAGTGTGAAGGTTCTTTTCGTAAACCCTGAAGACGCTCTTGAGAAATTTACAACCGAGTACGTACTCAGTTGA
- a CDS encoding succinate dehydrogenase/fumarate reductase iron-sulfur subunit, with translation MRVKLRKYSEGKFNIQEYELDITGKPTVLEILMRIKEELDPSLAFRAMCRASICGTCAVKVNGQHKLACNTRVEGEEVLIEPVDGFKPIRDLVVSHEEIYERLKPSRVWFVPKDGNMKLLPEVQRRTAKAWDCILCGICNNVCPPLLEKVDFGGPLLFTRVYKTLDDPRDSLGENRLENLAAFNVQKCVHCSNCNLFCPKGCMPEKWINVIEGKLVQKGYIQKKKEDFDFLGF, from the coding sequence ATGAGGGTAAAGCTGAGGAAATATTCAGAGGGAAAGTTCAATATACAGGAGTACGAGCTTGACATTACAGGAAAGCCGACCGTTCTTGAAATACTTATGCGTATAAAGGAAGAGCTTGACCCCAGTCTTGCCTTCCGTGCTATGTGTAGGGCAAGTATATGTGGTACGTGTGCTGTAAAGGTAAACGGTCAACACAAACTGGCTTGCAACACACGGGTGGAGGGGGAAGAAGTCCTAATAGAGCCTGTTGACGGATTTAAGCCCATAAGGGACCTGGTGGTTTCCCACGAGGAAATATACGAAAGGCTGAAACCCTCCAGGGTTTGGTTTGTTCCAAAGGACGGAAACATGAAACTTCTGCCGGAAGTTCAGAGGAGAACGGCAAAAGCGTGGGACTGCATCCTATGTGGAATATGCAACAACGTGTGCCCTCCTCTCTTAGAAAAGGTGGACTTTGGAGGACCTCTACTTTTTACCAGGGTGTATAAAACCTTGGATGACCCAAGAGACAGCCTGGGAGAGAATAGACTGGAGAACCTCGCTGCTTTTAACGTCCAGAAATGTGTTCATTGCAGCAACTGCAATCTATTTTGCCCAAAGGGGTGCATGCCAGAGAAGTGGATAAATGTTATTGAAGGAAAGCTTGTTCAGAAGGGCTATATTCAGAAGAAGAAAGAAGACTTTGATTTTTTAGGGTTTTAA
- the fliG gene encoding flagellar motor switch protein FliG, with product MAEATGRELSKVEKAAILLMSLPPDVAANILKEFTEEEIQKVFLTAARIKEIKPSDIETSVQEFLENYSFVATQYSNLETLLEQLQGILPPEIYERIKSLLGSAGVAEGLEQLERIDTRVLVGLIKNEHPQTIAVLLSQLSPRKASEILQWLPETLKFEVVKRIATLENISPQFLRELIETVTEEIKALGISGGIKKQEGVAIAAELMNMLDKETTETLLRKIGEEDPTLEEKIREKMFTFEDIRKLDNRAIIEVLKSVDKNTLIIALKAAPDDIKEKFFSNMSKRAAKIMQEDMEALGPVKKSEAERAQKQVVAIIRKLIDEGKIELGGEEAYV from the coding sequence ATGGCAGAGGCTACAGGAAGAGAGCTTTCAAAGGTGGAAAAGGCAGCTATACTCCTGATGTCCCTGCCGCCAGATGTAGCAGCCAACATTCTCAAAGAATTCACCGAGGAGGAGATACAAAAAGTTTTTCTCACCGCTGCCAGGATAAAAGAGATAAAGCCCTCTGACATAGAGACCTCAGTCCAGGAGTTCCTTGAGAACTACAGCTTCGTGGCTACCCAGTACTCAAACCTTGAGACCCTTCTTGAGCAGCTTCAAGGCATACTCCCCCCGGAGATTTATGAGCGGATTAAAAGCCTCCTGGGTTCAGCGGGTGTTGCGGAGGGACTTGAGCAGCTTGAAAGGATAGACACAAGGGTTCTCGTAGGACTTATAAAGAATGAGCATCCCCAAACAATTGCAGTTTTGCTTTCTCAACTTTCTCCTCGCAAGGCTTCTGAGATACTTCAATGGCTCCCTGAAACTTTAAAGTTTGAAGTAGTCAAGCGGATAGCCACCCTTGAAAATATCTCACCCCAATTCCTGAGAGAGCTTATAGAGACGGTAACCGAGGAGATAAAGGCTCTTGGTATATCCGGTGGGATAAAGAAGCAAGAAGGTGTAGCGATAGCTGCTGAACTCATGAACATGCTTGACAAGGAGACAACCGAAACTCTCTTGAGGAAGATAGGTGAAGAAGACCCGACACTGGAGGAGAAGATAAGGGAGAAGATGTTTACCTTTGAAGACATCCGCAAGCTTGATAACAGGGCTATAATTGAAGTCCTGAAATCTGTGGATAAGAACACCCTCATAATCGCCCTGAAAGCTGCCCCTGATGACATAAAGGAAAAGTTTTTCTCCAACATGTCCAAGAGGGCTGCCAAGATAATGCAGGAGGATATGGAAGCTTTGGGACCGGTCAAGAAATCAGAAGCTGAAAGAGCTCAAAAACAAGTTGTGGCGATAATAAGGAAACTAATAGATGAGGGTAAGATAGAGCTGGGTGGAGAGGAAGCTTATGTCTAA
- a CDS encoding FliH/SctL family protein: MERKLMSKNFRPLFSVESTKSSREFRDETHKLLEEKKLLEERVKELEERLRSLEAENGALTQELSHLKEELAEKNSRLEKLLSELTSAKLEKKITEELINKVKESVDSMKENLKSDFVRLSKEVIKEFLLTDVIPKEELVTKILNEVFEGSLELRGSVKVYLNPADMDKVFEFIAGVKEKLGGKVDIEVLPDQGLAPGELRMETPKFVIERKHEEITEETIGEVVKRVLEGS; the protein is encoded by the coding sequence GTGGAGAGGAAGCTTATGTCTAAGAACTTCCGTCCTCTGTTTAGTGTGGAGTCAACCAAAAGCTCAAGAGAGTTCAGGGACGAAACCCATAAGCTCCTTGAGGAGAAAAAGCTTCTGGAGGAAAGAGTGAAGGAGCTTGAAGAGAGGCTCAGGAGCTTAGAAGCGGAGAACGGAGCGCTTACCCAAGAGCTGAGTCACTTAAAGGAAGAGCTTGCAGAAAAGAACTCACGTTTAGAGAAGCTCCTGTCTGAACTTACCAGTGCAAAGCTGGAGAAGAAGATTACAGAAGAGCTGATTAACAAGGTTAAAGAATCTGTAGACAGTATGAAGGAGAATCTTAAGAGCGACTTTGTAAGGCTCTCTAAAGAGGTTATAAAGGAGTTTTTGCTCACAGATGTTATACCGAAAGAGGAACTCGTAACAAAGATACTCAATGAAGTTTTTGAGGGAAGTCTTGAGTTGAGAGGGAGTGTAAAGGTGTACCTAAACCCAGCGGACATGGACAAAGTCTTTGAGTTCATAGCAGGCGTTAAGGAAAAGCTCGGTGGAAAGGTAGATATAGAAGTATTGCCAGACCAGGGGCTTGCCCCAGGGGAACTGCGCATGGAAACCCCAAAGTTTGTTATAGAGAGAAAGCATGAAGAGATAACCGAGGAAACGATCGGAGAGGTTGTAAAGCGTGTCCTTGAAGGGAGTTAA
- a CDS encoding FliI/YscN family ATPase — protein sequence MKGVKVYGKVVRVSGIYLEAYNPGSATGDLVEIYPSSGKNIYGEVIGFNEDRCIVMPYGKLSGIKPGDRVLIKSEHVSTRTGKALLGKVVNPFGEPLDGEPLFTTEKLPIELTNINPLERERITEVFDTGVRSINGMFTLGKGQKVGIFAGAGVGKSTLLGMITNYSDADVVVMALIGERGREVREFVEDVLGEGLKRSIVVVSTADEPPVVKVKGALSAIVHARYFASQGMNILLVMDSITRFAMAQREIGLAAGEPPTLKGYTPSVFHMMTNIVESCGNFRSGGSITGIFSVLVEGDDITLDPVADALVGVFDGHIVLSRKRANAGLFPAVDPVKSLSRLMPKLVSEEHMKMVMYVKELLSSYESMEDLVNLGLYKKGSNPAVDKVLENKELIDNFFRQDYRKGVSFEESLKELTELYNHLRGKSA from the coding sequence TTGAAGGGAGTTAAAGTTTACGGGAAAGTAGTAAGGGTCAGCGGGATATACCTTGAAGCCTACAACCCGGGGAGTGCAACGGGAGACCTTGTTGAGATATATCCTTCCTCAGGTAAAAACATATACGGAGAAGTTATAGGCTTTAACGAGGACAGATGTATAGTTATGCCTTACGGTAAGCTTTCCGGTATAAAGCCTGGCGACAGAGTTCTTATAAAGAGTGAACATGTTTCAACCCGAACAGGTAAGGCTCTGCTGGGAAAAGTTGTAAATCCCTTTGGAGAGCCCCTTGATGGAGAGCCCCTCTTTACCACAGAGAAACTACCCATTGAGCTCACAAACATAAACCCTCTGGAGAGGGAGAGGATAACAGAGGTGTTTGATACAGGCGTACGTTCTATAAACGGCATGTTCACCCTGGGTAAAGGGCAAAAGGTGGGTATATTCGCCGGTGCAGGTGTGGGTAAAAGCACGCTCCTTGGAATGATTACCAATTACAGCGATGCAGATGTAGTCGTTATGGCTCTGATAGGGGAAAGAGGAAGGGAGGTCAGAGAGTTCGTTGAAGATGTCTTGGGAGAAGGCTTGAAGAGGAGCATAGTGGTCGTTTCAACGGCGGATGAGCCTCCTGTTGTGAAGGTTAAAGGGGCTCTCAGTGCCATAGTACACGCAAGATACTTTGCCTCTCAGGGTATGAACATTCTACTGGTTATGGATTCAATAACCAGGTTCGCTATGGCTCAAAGGGAAATAGGTCTCGCCGCTGGGGAGCCTCCGACCTTAAAAGGGTATACACCTTCGGTATTTCACATGATGACAAATATAGTGGAGAGCTGTGGTAACTTTCGCAGTGGCGGAAGTATAACAGGGATCTTCAGCGTCCTGGTTGAGGGTGACGATATAACCCTTGACCCTGTTGCGGATGCTCTTGTGGGTGTCTTTGATGGTCATATAGTCCTCTCGCGGAAGAGGGCAAACGCAGGGCTTTTCCCGGCTGTTGACCCTGTTAAGAGTCTCTCCAGGTTAATGCCCAAACTCGTGAGTGAGGAACACATGAAGATGGTTATGTACGTTAAGGAACTCCTCAGCTCCTACGAATCCATGGAAGACCTCGTAAATCTTGGGCTTTACAAAAAAGGCTCAAACCCTGCCGTTGACAAGGTCTTGGAGAACAAAGAGCTGATAGACAACTTTTTCAGGCAGGACTACAGGAAGGGAGTTTCCTTTGAAGAGAGCCTCAAGGAACTGACAGAGCTATACAACCACCTTAGGGGGAAATCAGCTTAA
- a CDS encoding PIN domain-containing protein, translated as MKLLDTGVLLEFFSGSEEEVDKIDALFREMEKQKEKLLVTEEVVLELVYYLEQVYGWEREVVADVVNTVLLDSLFSVENRDVVQRAVKLYSSSKLSFLDSLKSAKAKKRKVKEVLSFNRRFEKAGFKLISP; from the coding sequence ATGAAACTTTTAGATACAGGCGTGCTCCTTGAATTCTTCTCCGGCTCAGAGGAGGAGGTTGACAAAATTGACGCCCTCTTCAGGGAGATGGAGAAACAAAAGGAAAAGCTCCTCGTAACAGAAGAGGTGGTGCTTGAGCTTGTTTATTACCTTGAACAGGTTTACGGATGGGAGAGGGAGGTTGTGGCGGATGTTGTGAACACCGTCTTGCTTGATAGCCTTTTTTCTGTGGAGAACAGGGATGTAGTCCAGAGGGCTGTGAAGCTTTATTCCTCCTCAAAACTTAGCTTCTTGGACTCCTTAAAATCTGCCAAAGCAAAGAAACGGAAAGTTAAAGAGGTCCTGTCCTTTAATAGAAGGTTTGAAAAAGCTGGATTTAAGCTGATTTCCCCCTAA
- a CDS encoding AbrB/MazE/SpoVT family DNA-binding domain-containing protein encodes MDEIVKVMARGLIALPSDIRKKLGVKEGDILKVEVKDSEVVLKKERRIYDLKGALAQKGSKTQSKSFGEILAEELKRKQGEKG; translated from the coding sequence ATGGATGAGATAGTCAAGGTAATGGCAAGGGGCTTGATAGCGCTCCCCAGCGATATCAGGAAGAAGCTGGGTGTAAAGGAAGGGGACATACTTAAAGTTGAGGTAAAGGATAGCGAAGTTGTTCTCAAAAAGGAGAGAAGGATATACGACCTAAAAGGTGCCTTAGCCCAGAAGGGTTCAAAGACGCAGTCCAAGAGTTTCGGTGAGATACTCGCCGAAGAGCTTAAAAGAAAACAGGGGGAAAAGGGATGA
- a CDS encoding flagellar hook assembly protein FlgD has translation MIDNRLDVKPPEPKIVGPDYVQSFDTMSSEDFMKIYLETLKFQDPFNQQDLSKSLEDVVKLNQIKFYTDMKGFMEGFKAWMNQITFMQTISLIGKNFVFAADTLDTVKGGEYHILSGERVRGVTVKVYDGDEVIKEFEMDLERGLNTLDTSDLPQGQFTVKLFKGDYELPGWQLGFKDTVKSAGIVNGELMLDLLSGRQVSSSQIIYAEG, from the coding sequence ATGATTGATAACAGACTGGACGTGAAACCACCTGAACCGAAGATAGTGGGACCGGACTACGTCCAGTCCTTTGATACCATGTCTTCGGAAGACTTTATGAAGATATACCTTGAAACCCTGAAGTTCCAGGACCCCTTCAACCAACAGGACCTCTCCAAGTCCTTAGAAGACGTGGTAAAGCTCAACCAGATAAAGTTCTACACTGATATGAAGGGGTTCATGGAGGGCTTTAAAGCCTGGATGAATCAGATAACCTTTATGCAGACTATAAGCCTGATAGGTAAAAACTTCGTGTTTGCAGCGGACACTTTGGATACGGTAAAGGGAGGGGAATACCATATTCTCTCGGGAGAGAGGGTGAGGGGGGTCACCGTAAAGGTATATGACGGGGATGAGGTTATAAAAGAGTTTGAGATGGACCTGGAGAGGGGACTTAATACCTTGGACACAAGTGACCTTCCCCAAGGACAGTTCACGGTAAAGCTCTTCAAGGGGGACTATGAGCTTCCAGGCTGGCAACTCGGTTTTAAGGATACAGTCAAATCAGCCGGTATAGTAAACGGAGAGCTTATGCTTGACCTACTCTCCGGCAGGCAGGTTTCTTCATCTCAAATCATTTACGCGGAGGGTTAA
- a CDS encoding flagellar hook protein FlgE — MLRSFFNAVTGMDASRFWIDVTSDNLSNVNTVAFKAQRPLFQDVISSVTIGLNVVTGTIKSTTYGAGVIVDSTQKFWTIGNFKQTGVNTDLAIQGRGLFILKDPITGANLYTRDGQFRLSREGYMVNSGGFYLQGFRLNEKGEVVGTGLENIHVEQQLQPRPTGQISFLQPTNLNAEAIPPTAAFDPTNTTSYNYKYTMTIYDSLGNEYQADIYFKKDTATNTWRIFALSDYDGDGNLENLISDSYRSGFETSGGNTYNYQTIVFDAATGKIDEDDTQTANAAAFNVVPVGNKNYFFLQFFDTANPPSDVTGAAQTLDTSSGGTLGSTVEGLTTTPGMIFTIGDELTSDTDTNLIQNSYANQFASDFVVTMEQNGYAKGDLIDVYVLSEDGSVVAVYSNGKSLPLYRVAVAVFADPEELTKKGANLYTSITTPTILLAGGAEKVRSGMLEMSNVDIAKEFINLITAQRAYQANARVITTANTILDETVNIVR, encoded by the coding sequence ATGTTAAGGAGTTTCTTCAATGCCGTAACAGGGATGGATGCTTCCCGATTTTGGATTGACGTAACCTCCGACAACCTGTCAAACGTTAATACAGTAGCCTTTAAAGCCCAGAGACCCCTGTTTCAAGATGTTATATCCTCGGTTACCATAGGTCTCAACGTCGTAACCGGAACCATAAAATCAACCACATACGGAGCAGGAGTTATAGTTGACAGCACTCAAAAGTTCTGGACGATAGGGAACTTCAAACAGACAGGCGTGAATACAGACCTTGCAATCCAGGGAAGGGGTCTCTTCATACTTAAAGACCCCATAACCGGTGCAAATCTGTACACGAGAGACGGACAGTTCCGACTCAGTAGAGAAGGGTATATGGTAAACTCAGGGGGTTTTTACCTCCAGGGCTTCAGGCTCAACGAGAAAGGAGAGGTTGTGGGGACAGGGCTGGAGAATATCCACGTTGAACAACAACTTCAGCCAAGACCTACAGGGCAGATTTCCTTCCTTCAGCCCACAAACCTAAATGCAGAAGCTATCCCACCGACTGCAGCTTTTGACCCTACAAACACAACTTCATACAACTACAAGTACACTATGACAATATACGACTCCCTTGGGAATGAGTACCAGGCGGATATCTATTTCAAAAAGGACACAGCGACCAACACGTGGAGAATATTTGCCCTAAGCGATTACGACGGAGATGGTAACTTGGAGAATTTGATATCTGACTCCTACAGATCGGGTTTTGAGACATCTGGAGGAAATACGTACAACTACCAGACCATAGTGTTTGACGCTGCAACGGGTAAGATAGACGAAGACGATACACAAACCGCAAATGCTGCAGCATTCAACGTTGTCCCTGTGGGAAATAAAAACTACTTCTTCCTCCAGTTCTTTGACACGGCAAACCCACCCTCTGACGTGACCGGAGCGGCCCAGACCCTGGATACTTCCTCAGGTGGAACTCTTGGCAGCACTGTGGAGGGTCTCACGACCACACCTGGAATGATATTCACCATCGGCGATGAGCTTACCTCTGACACAGACACGAACTTGATTCAGAACTCCTACGCAAATCAGTTTGCCTCTGACTTCGTTGTTACCATGGAGCAGAATGGATATGCGAAGGGAGACCTTATAGATGTTTACGTTCTTTCAGAAGACGGCTCCGTAGTCGCCGTTTACTCAAATGGTAAGTCCCTGCCCCTATACAGGGTTGCCGTAGCCGTGTTTGCAGACCCGGAGGAACTTACCAAGAAGGGTGCCAATCTTTACACTTCCATAACTACACCGACCATATTACTGGCTGGAGGTGCAGAGAAGGTCAGGTCTGGAATGCTTGAGATGTCAAACGTGGACATAGCGAAAGAGTTTATAAACCTGATAACTGCCCAGAGGGCTTATCAAGCTAATGCCAGGGTGATAACCACAGCCAACACGATACTTGATGAAACTGTTAATATTGTTAGATAA
- a CDS encoding flagellar basal body-associated FliL family protein: MADEEREAQQAEEATGGGKGKLLLVVLLLLSLLIGGGAGAYFFLFAKKDEDKKEETPKPRVSPEAVGVMYKLEPAFIVNLADPELTMYARVSITLEVSSPEVVMEVQKREPIIRDAVIEILSNKTSRELRSPEGREQLKLELIKRINTILVQGGVRNIYFTEFVVQAE, from the coding sequence ATGGCTGACGAGGAGAGGGAGGCACAGCAGGCAGAGGAGGCGACCGGCGGAGGCAAGGGCAAGCTCCTCCTTGTCGTCCTCCTTCTCCTCTCCCTTTTAATAGGTGGAGGCGCGGGAGCTTACTTCTTCCTGTTCGCTAAAAAGGACGAAGATAAAAAAGAGGAAACCCCTAAACCGAGAGTTTCTCCGGAAGCAGTTGGAGTTATGTATAAACTGGAGCCAGCCTTCATAGTGAACCTCGCAGACCCAGAGCTGACTATGTATGCCAGGGTTTCCATAACTCTTGAGGTTTCTTCTCCAGAGGTAGTCATGGAGGTTCAAAAGAGGGAACCTATAATAAGAGATGCGGTCATTGAGATACTTTCAAATAAAACTTCAAGAGAGCTAAGGTCTCCTGAGGGAAGAGAACAGCTGAAGCTTGAACTCATAAAGAGGATAAACACAATACTGGTGCAGGGGGGAGTGAGGAACATATACTTCACCGAATTCGTAGTCCAGGCAGAGTGA
- the fliP gene encoding flagellar type III secretion system pore protein FliP (The bacterial flagellar biogenesis protein FliP forms a type III secretion system (T3SS)-type pore required for flagellar assembly.): MVTTFLLLTFLSQVALAQNQIIPPIEFKIGDGSLDTSLRLLLLLTILALAPSILIMTTSFIRIVVVLSVLRQALGIPQVPPNQVIISLALFLTFFIMKPVFEDININALQPYMKEQINDQEFFNRVTLFAKDFMLKQTRKDTVEVFLEVAKLKKEERERIKEPKDIPLSILIPAFMVSELTTAFEIVFLLYIPFLIVDIVVASILISMGIIMIPPQIISLPFKIMLFVLANGWELVVLSLVRSYQ; encoded by the coding sequence ATGGTAACAACCTTCCTTCTTCTAACCTTTCTGAGCCAGGTAGCGTTAGCCCAGAATCAGATAATCCCCCCCATTGAATTCAAGATTGGGGATGGAAGCTTAGACACCTCTTTAAGGCTTCTGCTCCTTCTTACAATACTTGCCCTTGCCCCTTCCATACTCATAATGACCACATCCTTTATAAGGATAGTTGTGGTTCTGTCTGTTCTTAGACAGGCATTGGGCATACCACAGGTGCCACCAAACCAGGTGATAATCTCCCTGGCTTTGTTTCTAACCTTTTTCATCATGAAACCTGTATTTGAGGACATAAATATCAATGCCCTTCAACCTTATATGAAAGAACAGATAAACGACCAAGAGTTTTTCAACAGGGTAACCCTTTTCGCAAAAGACTTCATGCTCAAGCAAACGAGGAAGGATACCGTGGAGGTCTTCTTAGAAGTTGCCAAACTAAAGAAAGAAGAGAGGGAAAGAATAAAGGAGCCAAAGGACATACCTCTGAGCATCCTTATACCCGCCTTTATGGTCAGTGAGCTTACAACCGCCTTTGAGATAGTCTTTTTGCTCTATATACCCTTCCTTATAGTTGATATAGTCGTAGCCTCAATACTGATATCCATGGGAATAATAATGATACCTCCCCAGATAATTTCCCTTCCATTTAAGATAATGCTCTTCGTGCTGGCAAACGGATGGGAACTTGTTGTCCTATCCCTGGTAAGAAGCTATCAGTAA
- the fliQ gene encoding flagellar biosynthesis protein FliQ — MSPDLIVSLGQRALEMAVLLALPVLLATFIVGLVVSIFQAATQIQEMTLAYIPKIIAAMVTIFLLGGWMMEKLVDFTREVFVNIPVWIR; from the coding sequence ATGTCTCCAGACCTTATAGTGTCCTTAGGGCAGAGAGCCTTGGAGATGGCTGTTCTACTAGCTCTTCCGGTTCTCCTGGCAACTTTCATAGTGGGACTGGTCGTGAGCATATTCCAGGCGGCAACCCAGATTCAAGAAATGACCCTTGCTTACATACCCAAGATAATTGCAGCAATGGTTACCATATTCCTCCTGGGTGGTTGGATGATGGAAAAGCTCGTTGACTTCACAAGGGAAGTATTCGTAAACATCCCCGTATGGATAAGATGA
- the fliR gene encoding flagellar biosynthetic protein FliR, with product MITLDTNSLLTISLLFFRVFAFVVMVPFFGTFFLPNFVRAYLSFAIAVSIFMLSDLKPIEINSVAEFLKLSLQEALFGFLAGFFLRLLFDSIFVAGEVIAVNTGLGFLMMFLPQQPQTTVLAGFSTLLASTLFLTLGGAEAVYVGLVKSLQGFPLGSFDLYLLNGKALLNLFYSSFSTGVKLALPVLIASLLTNVILAVVNRFIPQINVFMVGLPLQITVGLVILLLSLPIIGLVLISHMREYMFNFLRFMGSG from the coding sequence ATGATAACGCTGGATACTAACAGCTTACTAACCATATCCCTACTATTCTTTCGCGTATTCGCCTTTGTTGTTATGGTTCCCTTCTTTGGAACTTTCTTCCTGCCAAACTTCGTCAGAGCCTATCTCTCCTTTGCAATTGCGGTTTCCATCTTTATGCTCTCAGATTTAAAACCTATAGAAATAAATTCAGTTGCAGAGTTCCTGAAGCTTTCTCTGCAGGAAGCTCTTTTTGGTTTTCTTGCAGGTTTTTTTCTGAGGTTGCTGTTTGACAGCATATTTGTAGCTGGGGAGGTTATAGCGGTAAACACGGGGTTAGGTTTCCTGATGATGTTCTTGCCCCAGCAACCTCAAACCACTGTCCTGGCAGGTTTTTCTACCCTGCTGGCATCCACTCTCTTCCTAACTCTCGGTGGAGCTGAAGCGGTTTACGTGGGTCTTGTGAAAAGCCTTCAGGGTTTCCCGCTGGGCAGTTTTGACCTTTATTTACTGAACGGAAAGGCTCTGCTAAACCTCTTTTACAGCAGCTTTTCCACCGGCGTTAAACTTGCACTACCAGTTCTCATAGCATCCCTGTTAACAAACGTAATACTTGCAGTTGTAAACCGTTTTATACCTCAGATAAACGTTTTTATGGTGGGGCTGCCCCTTCAGATAACCGTGGGGTTAGTGATACTTCTCCTCTCATTGCCAATCATTGGGCTTGTTCTAATAAGCCATATGAGGGAGTACATGTTTAACTTTTTGAGGTTTATGGGTTCGGGTTGA